A part of Amycolatopsis camponoti genomic DNA contains:
- a CDS encoding RHS repeat-associated core domain-containing protein, which yields MPRPVPVAVPVGARGAWDAAVARLGAREYDPVTGRFASADPVLDFDDPQQLNGYAYGNNSPVTNSDPNGLYWKTVSVAKRTAVTTFVWALYIVGLFMPVVMLVAVTYWVVQVF from the coding sequence GTGCCTCGTCCGGTGCCGGTTGCGGTCCCGGTCGGCGCTCGAGGGGCATGGGACGCCGCGGTTGCCCGCCTGGGCGCCCGCGAGTACGACCCGGTGACCGGCCGGTTCGCCTCGGCCGACCCGGTGCTGGATTTCGACGATCCGCAGCAGCTCAACGGGTACGCCTACGGCAACAACTCGCCGGTGACGAACTCGGACCCGAACGGCCTGTACTGGAAGACCGTCTCGGTGGCCAAGCGGACCGCGGTGACGACGTTCGTCTGGGCGCTCTACATCGTCGGGCTGTTCATGCCGGTCGTGATGCTGGTGGCGGTGACTTATTGGGTTGTGCAGGTCTTCTAA
- a CDS encoding GAF domain-containing sensor histidine kinase, whose translation MPEETTSGRDRMDALPAAVLAFSAGLELETTLHRIVTAAAGLVGARYGALALLDEDGRTTAFAVTGVDDATRERLGPPPDGHGLLGALVTGRAPVRLAHLGTGEFPPGHPPMGAFLGVPLPVRGEVLGRLYLSREQPFTADDERVTVALAAAAGIAVDNARLYEESRSRQRWLEATGEISAELLGGTDVREVLHLIATRAAELTGADDALIALPEQPGGALVVTVCAGPDADVLAGRRIPLDGSTSGAVLRDHVPRSVPKLTYDLAGGLGVDLGPALVVRLRSGSRSGAAVLLAIRGRGAARFAEHELQLVSAFADQAALALRDAESQAARRELDVVVDRDRIARDLHDQVIQRLFAVGLGIEGTRRRSDSPAVTSRLTQHIDQLQDVIEEIRSAIFALQAQPGAGRGLRARLQNAIADTTADSAIRTTVRLSGAFDRVPAGLAEHADAVVREAVTNVLRHARAAELAVTVSLEGDLVVEVSDTGVGMPEAVARSGLRNLEQRAAEAGGSLRLDRPAGGGTRLVWTVPVP comes from the coding sequence ATGCCCGAGGAAACGACGTCGGGCCGGGACCGGATGGACGCGCTGCCGGCGGCCGTCCTCGCCTTTTCCGCCGGTCTGGAGCTCGAGACGACGCTGCACCGGATCGTCACGGCCGCGGCCGGCCTGGTCGGCGCCCGGTACGGCGCGCTGGCCCTGCTCGACGAGGACGGCCGGACGACCGCGTTCGCCGTGACCGGCGTCGACGACGCCACCCGGGAGCGGCTGGGCCCGCCACCGGACGGCCACGGGCTGCTCGGCGCGCTGGTGACCGGCCGGGCTCCGGTGCGCCTGGCCCACCTGGGGACCGGTGAGTTCCCGCCGGGCCATCCGCCGATGGGGGCGTTCCTCGGCGTCCCGCTGCCGGTGCGGGGCGAGGTCCTCGGACGGTTGTACCTCAGCCGCGAGCAGCCGTTCACCGCCGACGACGAACGGGTGACCGTGGCGCTGGCCGCGGCGGCCGGGATCGCGGTCGACAACGCGCGGCTTTACGAGGAGAGCCGGAGCAGGCAGCGGTGGCTGGAAGCCACCGGGGAAATCTCCGCCGAGCTCCTGGGCGGCACGGACGTCCGTGAGGTGCTGCACCTGATCGCGACCCGGGCCGCCGAGCTCACCGGCGCCGACGACGCGCTCATCGCGTTGCCCGAGCAGCCGGGTGGGGCACTGGTCGTCACGGTGTGCGCCGGCCCGGACGCCGATGTGCTGGCCGGTCGCCGCATCCCGCTCGACGGGTCGACCTCGGGCGCGGTCCTGCGGGACCACGTGCCGCGCAGTGTGCCGAAGCTGACGTACGACCTGGCCGGCGGCCTCGGCGTGGACCTCGGGCCGGCGCTGGTGGTGCGGTTGCGGTCCGGCTCGCGGTCCGGCGCGGCGGTGCTCCTGGCGATCCGCGGCCGCGGGGCGGCGCGGTTCGCCGAGCACGAGCTGCAGCTCGTGTCCGCCTTCGCCGACCAGGCCGCGCTGGCGCTGCGGGACGCCGAAAGCCAGGCCGCCCGCCGGGAGCTGGACGTCGTGGTGGACCGCGACCGGATCGCCCGCGACCTGCACGACCAGGTCATCCAGCGGCTCTTCGCGGTGGGCCTGGGGATCGAGGGCACCCGCCGCCGGTCCGATTCGCCCGCGGTCACCAGCCGGCTCACCCAGCACATCGACCAGCTCCAGGACGTCATCGAGGAGATCCGCAGCGCGATCTTCGCCCTGCAAGCGCAGCCGGGAGCCGGGCGGGGCCTGCGGGCCCGCCTGCAGAACGCGATCGCCGACACGACCGCCGACTCCGCGATCCGCACGACGGTGCGGCTGTCGGGGGCGTTCGACCGGGTGCCCGCCGGTCTGGCCGAACACGCCGACGCGGTCGTCCGCGAGGCGGTCACCAACGTCCTGCGGCACGCGAGGGCGGCCGAACTGGCGGTCACCGTGTCCCTGGAAGGCGACCTGGTCGTCGAGGTGTCGGACACGGGGGTCGGGATGCCGGAAGCCGTGGCCCGCAGCGGACTCCGCAACCTCGAGCAGCGCGCCGCGGAGGCGGGCGGATCGTTGCGGCTCGACCGCCCGGCCGGAGGTGGCACCCGTCTGGTGTGGACGGTCCCCGTTCCCTGA
- a CDS encoding polymorphic toxin-type HINT domain-containing protein, with amino-acid sequence MVGRAAGDAEQQALKEAGLSQAEYEEAKKAAADKRSWIDVAIQVGGDILQEIIGVKGVVDNCIKDFNLAGCAWEILTSLPWGKVLKGGKIVDKIVSAFKDTLTWMRRRDKAAADLRRVEQAEERLSKVSCNSFAPGTLVLMADGSRRPIEEIRLGDRVLATDVSTGRTTSREVVATIIGQGWKHMVQISVAGQAPIVATDGHPFWVPSQRGWVDAEALRAGDDLLVAGGAVVTVSAVRELTRPARVHNLTVDADHTFCVEAGERPVLVHNDNCPKGKLSDPLPKGMNNKIASAYDDVKAGKLTSHDTYSGREYPWWGGAKEDPTVQRAALP; translated from the coding sequence GTGGTGGGGCGGGCGGCGGGTGACGCCGAACAGCAGGCACTGAAAGAGGCGGGCCTGAGCCAAGCCGAGTACGAGGAAGCCAAGAAGGCGGCGGCGGACAAGCGCAGCTGGATCGACGTGGCGATCCAGGTCGGTGGCGACATCCTGCAGGAGATCATCGGTGTCAAGGGCGTTGTCGACAACTGCATCAAGGACTTCAACCTGGCCGGCTGCGCCTGGGAGATCCTGACCTCGCTGCCATGGGGGAAGGTGCTCAAGGGCGGCAAGATCGTCGACAAGATCGTGTCGGCGTTCAAGGACACGCTGACGTGGATGCGCCGCCGCGACAAGGCGGCAGCGGATCTGCGGCGGGTCGAGCAGGCCGAGGAGCGCCTGTCGAAGGTTTCGTGCAACAGCTTCGCGCCGGGCACGCTGGTCCTGATGGCGGACGGGAGCCGTCGTCCGATCGAAGAGATCCGGCTTGGGGACCGGGTGCTGGCCACGGACGTTTCGACGGGCCGAACCACCTCACGCGAGGTGGTCGCGACGATCATCGGCCAGGGCTGGAAGCACATGGTGCAGATCTCGGTCGCGGGTCAAGCCCCGATCGTGGCCACCGACGGTCACCCGTTCTGGGTGCCTTCGCAGCGTGGCTGGGTGGATGCGGAGGCCCTCCGGGCGGGCGATGACCTGCTGGTGGCAGGTGGGGCCGTGGTGACGGTTTCAGCGGTCCGCGAGCTGACTCGGCCGGCGCGGGTCCACAACCTGACGGTGGACGCGGACCACACCTTCTGCGTCGAGGCCGGGGAGCGTCCGGTGCTCGTCCACAACGACAATTGCCCGAAGGGCAAGTTGTCCGACCCCCTGCCCAAGGGCATGAACAACAAGATCGCCTCTGCCTACGACGATGTGAAAGCCGGAAAGCTGACGTCGCATGACACC